Proteins encoded within one genomic window of Triticum aestivum cultivar Chinese Spring chromosome 2D, IWGSC CS RefSeq v2.1, whole genome shotgun sequence:
- the LOC123053571 gene encoding ankyrin repeat and SAM domain-containing protein 6 isoform X2 — MASTAKVTITLGRSGQVVKRRTISDIGNDDEVPVSGRKRPVRERLGNNVTDSDFYGNQQSNKRRQTESSSSQLGDDVRQIGSDDLRLKLMRKGLTQKSNSEAEQNGVDLREKLSRKSKKLQGYEARRGDPESRSSYDEGEIPESGSGYGSRGRVPESRASTLVSQVPSSRSGDGLFNLESSGKPYPSWTADGLRYTSPDKLPSARRDMTPPRSVRRVMSPPRAVRRGMSPLRSSRRGMSPPRSARRGMSPPRSARRGMSPPRSVQRGMSPPRSVQRGMSPPRTYDHTGSIPSLRPVGTTRSSSHITRDAADTLRTHQPYEGNTTISIDRVQQTNGITPSGRRPTSPMLKEVPSTVTGLLNSMGLEKYVVLFQAEEVDMAALSQMKDSDLKDMGVPMGPRKKILLAAAPYGKQRQR, encoded by the exons atggcatCCACGGCGAAGGTCACCATCACCCTCGGCCGCAGCGGTCAG GTTGTCAAAAGGCGAACTATTTCTGATATTGGTAATGATGATGAAGTGCCAGTATCAGGAAGAAAGCGACCTGTCAGAGAGAGGTTAGGAAATAATGTGACTGATTCTGATTTTTATGGAAACCAGCAGAGTAACAAAAG ACGGCAAACAGAAAGCAGTAGCTCACAGCTTGGAGATGATG TTCGCCAGATTGGCAGTGATGATTTAAGGCTGAAGCTTATGAGGAAAGGCTTGACACAGAAGAGCAACAGTGAGGCAGAACAGAATGGAGTGGATCTCCGTGAAAAGCTTTCCAGGAAGTCGAAGAAACTCCAGGGATATGAGGCAAGAAGGGGTGATCCAGAATCAAGGTCTAGCTATGATGAGGGAGAAATCCCAGAATCAGGATCTGGATATGGTTCGAGGGGGAGAGTTCCAGAGTCAAGAGCCTCTACCCTTGTAAGCCAAGTGCCTTCTTCAAGGAGTGGAGATGGGTTGTTCAACTTGGAGTCTTCAGGAAAACCTTATCCCTCGTGGACCGCTGATGGTTTGAGGTATACGTCCCCAGACAAGCTTCCAAGTGCTCGAAGAGACATGACTCCCCCAAGAAGTGTTCGAAGAGTCATGTCTCCCCCCAGGGCTGTTCGGAGAGGCATGTCTCCCCTGAGAAGTTCTCGAAGAGGTATGTCTCCGCCAAGAAGCGCTCGAAGAGGCATGTCTCCGCCAAGAAGCGCTCGAAGAGGCATGTCTCCTCCAAGAAGTGTTCAAAGAGGCATGTCTCCTCCAAGAAGTGTTCAAAGAGGCATGTCTCCCCCAAGAACATATGATCATACGGGGTCCATTCCATCCCTTCGACCTGTTGGTACCACAAGATCTTCAAGTCATATCACAAGAGATGCTGCTGACACATTAAGAACCCATCAACCTTACGAAGGCAACACTACCATTTCGATCGATAGAGTACAACAAACTAATGGAATCACACCATCTGGACGCCGGCCTACATCCCCTATGCTG AAAGAAGTACCGTCGACAGTTACTGGATTACTGAATTCAATGGGACTTGAGAAGTATGTTGTTCTCTTTCAGGCTGAGGAG GTGGATATGGCTGCGTTGAGTCAGATGAAAGATAGCGACCTTAAAGATATGGGAGTACCAATG GGCCCCAGGAAGAAGATACTCCTTGCGGCGGCACCTTACGGGAAACAACGGCAAAGATGA
- the LOC123053571 gene encoding ankyrin repeat and SAM domain-containing protein 6 isoform X1 has protein sequence MASTAKVTITLGRSGQVVKRRTISDIGNDDEVPVSGRKRPVRERLGNNVTDSDFYGNQQSNKRRQTESSSSQLGDDGLVRQIGSDDLRLKLMRKGLTQKSNSEAEQNGVDLREKLSRKSKKLQGYEARRGDPESRSSYDEGEIPESGSGYGSRGRVPESRASTLVSQVPSSRSGDGLFNLESSGKPYPSWTADGLRYTSPDKLPSARRDMTPPRSVRRVMSPPRAVRRGMSPLRSSRRGMSPPRSARRGMSPPRSARRGMSPPRSVQRGMSPPRSVQRGMSPPRTYDHTGSIPSLRPVGTTRSSSHITRDAADTLRTHQPYEGNTTISIDRVQQTNGITPSGRRPTSPMLKEVPSTVTGLLNSMGLEKYVVLFQAEEVDMAALSQMKDSDLKDMGVPMGPRKKILLAAAPYGKQRQR, from the exons atggcatCCACGGCGAAGGTCACCATCACCCTCGGCCGCAGCGGTCAG GTTGTCAAAAGGCGAACTATTTCTGATATTGGTAATGATGATGAAGTGCCAGTATCAGGAAGAAAGCGACCTGTCAGAGAGAGGTTAGGAAATAATGTGACTGATTCTGATTTTTATGGAAACCAGCAGAGTAACAAAAG ACGGCAAACAGAAAGCAGTAGCTCACAGCTTGGAGATGATGGTTTGG TTCGCCAGATTGGCAGTGATGATTTAAGGCTGAAGCTTATGAGGAAAGGCTTGACACAGAAGAGCAACAGTGAGGCAGAACAGAATGGAGTGGATCTCCGTGAAAAGCTTTCCAGGAAGTCGAAGAAACTCCAGGGATATGAGGCAAGAAGGGGTGATCCAGAATCAAGGTCTAGCTATGATGAGGGAGAAATCCCAGAATCAGGATCTGGATATGGTTCGAGGGGGAGAGTTCCAGAGTCAAGAGCCTCTACCCTTGTAAGCCAAGTGCCTTCTTCAAGGAGTGGAGATGGGTTGTTCAACTTGGAGTCTTCAGGAAAACCTTATCCCTCGTGGACCGCTGATGGTTTGAGGTATACGTCCCCAGACAAGCTTCCAAGTGCTCGAAGAGACATGACTCCCCCAAGAAGTGTTCGAAGAGTCATGTCTCCCCCCAGGGCTGTTCGGAGAGGCATGTCTCCCCTGAGAAGTTCTCGAAGAGGTATGTCTCCGCCAAGAAGCGCTCGAAGAGGCATGTCTCCGCCAAGAAGCGCTCGAAGAGGCATGTCTCCTCCAAGAAGTGTTCAAAGAGGCATGTCTCCTCCAAGAAGTGTTCAAAGAGGCATGTCTCCCCCAAGAACATATGATCATACGGGGTCCATTCCATCCCTTCGACCTGTTGGTACCACAAGATCTTCAAGTCATATCACAAGAGATGCTGCTGACACATTAAGAACCCATCAACCTTACGAAGGCAACACTACCATTTCGATCGATAGAGTACAACAAACTAATGGAATCACACCATCTGGACGCCGGCCTACATCCCCTATGCTG AAAGAAGTACCGTCGACAGTTACTGGATTACTGAATTCAATGGGACTTGAGAAGTATGTTGTTCTCTTTCAGGCTGAGGAG GTGGATATGGCTGCGTTGAGTCAGATGAAAGATAGCGACCTTAAAGATATGGGAGTACCAATG GGCCCCAGGAAGAAGATACTCCTTGCGGCGGCACCTTACGGGAAACAACGGCAAAGATGA
- the LOC123053572 gene encoding peroxidase 31-like, translating into MGTLLRRVLLSLALLAAAATPGAAAAAARLSTSYYSRSCPRVEQIVSDVVAAKQQANPSTAAGTLRLFFHDCFVSGCDASVLVSPLSSDRTPERAAEINLSLPGDAFDAVARAKAALEAACPGTVSCADILALAARDLVGILGGPRFPVFLGRRDARRSDARDVEGNLPRTNMSARAMTVLFARKGITPQEMVALAGAHTVGFSHCSEFAHRVYNYKGKGGGASGHDPSLNPEFARALQSSCAGYESNPDISIFNDIVTPRDFDELYFKNLPRGLGLLASDAALWEYPPTKVFVQQYADNRTAFFQDFARAMQKLGTVGVKTGRQGVVRRQCDILD; encoded by the coding sequence atgggCACGCTTCTCCGCcgcgtcctcctctccctcgcgctcctcgccgccgccgcgacccccggcgcggcggcggcggcggccaggctGTCGACGTCGTACTACAGCCGCAGCTGCCCCCGCGTGGAGCAGATCGTCTCGGACGTGGTCGCCGCCAAGCAGCAGGCCAACCCGTCCACGGCGGCGGGCACGCTGCGCCTcttcttccacgactgcttcgtctCCGGCTGCGACGCCTCCGTCCTCGTCTCCCCGCTCTCCTCCGACCGGACCCCGGAGCGGGCCGCGGAGATCAACCTCTCCCTCCCGGGGGACGCCTTCGAcgccgtggcccgcgccaaggccgcgctggaggccgcctgcccgggcaccgtctcctgcgccgacatcctCGCGCTGGCGGCGCGCGACCTGGTGGGGATCCTGGGCGGGCCGCGGTTCCCCGTCTTCCTCGGCCGCCGCGACGCGCGCCGCTCCGACGCGCGCGACGTGGAGGGCAACCTCCCGCGCACCAACATGTCGGCGCGCGCCATGACGGTCCTGTTCGCGCGCAAGGGCATCACGCCGCAGGAGATGGTGGCGCTGGCGGGCGCCCACACCGTGGGCTTCTCCCACTGCTCCGAGTTCGCGCACCGGGTGTACAACTACaagggcaagggcggcggcgccAGCGGGCACGACCCGTCGCTGAACCCGGAGTTCGCGCGGGCGCTGCAGAGCTCCTGCGCCGGCTACGAGAGCAACCCGGACATCTCCATCTTCAACGACATCGTGACGCCGCGGGACTTCGACGAGCTCTACTTCAAGAACCTACCCCGTGGCCTCGGGCTGCTCGCCTCCGACGCCGCGCTGTGGGAGTACCCGCCCACCAAGGTGTTCGTCCAGCAGTACGCCGACAACCGGACCGCCTTCTTCCAGGACTTCGCCAGGGCGATGCAGAAGCTGGGCACCGTCGGCGTCAAGACGGGGCGGCAGGGCGTCGTCAGGCGGCAGTGCGACATCCTCGACTAA